The Polypterus senegalus isolate Bchr_013 chromosome 1, ASM1683550v1, whole genome shotgun sequence genome includes a window with the following:
- the LOC120536174 gene encoding uncharacterized protein LOC120536174 produces MAKERATFFNTSELELLMQCYDDEKDTISAKSNTAASAKARREAWQRIADRINACNPRGVKRSWQQVKTKYKNIVQSANRKMEHWETGGGSDPPRLTLAEELALHHNCARQMMDGKPEGSSSEQVRPTGRSPCVKAPACPASPVDPPAPIQALDKQVVHRETRPNEVGERGMKETYKRYLEEEMEYRKVKRRLLEKQMIKLDLEIQLLEKQLLDKSS; encoded by the exons ATGGCAAAAGAAAGAGCGACCTTTTTCAACACTTCGGAGCTAGAGCTGTTGATGCAGTGTTATGATGACGAAAAAGATACAATCTCCGCCAAAAGCAACACTGCGGCCTCTGCTAAAGCGCGACGTGAAGCCTGGCAAAGGATCGCGGATAGAATTAATGC CTGCAATCCGAGGGGGGTGAAAAGAAGTTGGCAACAAGTGAAGACGAAATACAAGAACATCGTCCAAAGCG CTAACAGGAAGATGGAGCACTGGGAGACGGGAGGAGGCTCTGACCCTCCACGATTAACACTGGCAGAGGAGCTGGCGCTTCACCATAACTGTGCCAGGCAGATGATGGATGGCAAACCTGAGGGCAGCTCCTCTGAGCAGGTTCGCCCAACTGGTAGAAGTCCTTGTGTTAAAG CCCCTGCATGCCCTGCCTCCCCTGTGGACCCTCCTGCCCCAATCCAGGCGCTGGACAAACAGGTTGTTCAT AGGGAAACACGGCCAAATGAAGTAGGAGAGAGAGGCATGAAAGAAACCTACAAACGGTATCTGGAAGAGGAAATGGAATATCGTAAGGTGAAGAGGAGACTGCTCGAAAAGCAGATGATAAAGTTAGATCTGGAAATACAACTGCTAGAAAAACAGCTGCTA GACAAATCCTCATGA
- the lim2.2 gene encoding lens intrinsic membrane protein 2.2, with translation MLYTLAGGGTLCGVSALVLLIVSTSTDFWMQYRYSGSLANQGLWRFCINHKCHSHTITVAFWDATRAFMLLAILSCFTGIILGLSAFVNGAKNKKVKMAGIALIISGFLALLALAIYTGVTVHFFGKRFVDWRFSWSYILGWVAIILSFAAGVFQLCAHQKNNNAVPTISNLTDN, from the exons ATGCTGTATACTCTAGCTGGTGGGGGGACACTCTGTGGAGTTTCTGCCCTGGTGCTACTCATTGTTTCCACTTCTACTGATTTCTGGATGCAGTATCGTTACTCTGGGAGTTTGGCTAATCAAGGGCTTTGGAGGTTTTGCATTAACCACAAGTGCCACAGTCACACCATCACTGTAG CATTCTGGGATGCCACACGTGCATTTATGTTGTTGGCCATCCTTAGCTGTTTCACTGGCATCATCTTAGGCTTGAGTGCCTTTGTGAATGGAGCCAAGAACAAGAAAGTGAAGATGGCTGGCATTGCACTAATCATCTCTG GTTTCCTAGCACTTCTTGCTCTTGCCATTTACACCGGGGTAACAGTGCACTTCTTTGGGAAGCGGTTTGTTGACTGGCGGTTTTCTTGGTCCTACATCCTTGGCTGGGTAGCAATCATTCTGTCTTTTGCTGCTG GTGTTTTTCAATTGTGTGCTCAccagaaaaataataatgcagtgcCCACCATCTCCAACCTGACTGACAACTAG